Genomic window (Megamonas funiformis):
AGATTGACCGCATAATGATGAATATTGTTGATATTTTATATAGTGTACCGACTTTATTATATGTGATTTTATTGATGGTAATTTTAAAGCCAGGGCTTATCAATATTTTTATTGCTTTAGGTATTGGTTATTGGTTACAAATGGCAAGAATTGTGCGTGGTCAGATATTATCAATGAAGGAACAAGAATTTATTTTGGCAGCCAAAACAATAGGTGTATCGAAAAAAAGAATTTTATTTAGACATTTATTGCCAAATGCCATGGGGGCAATTATTGTAACAATGACATTAGCTATTCCTGATGCGATATTTACAGAAGCTTTTTTGAGTTTTATTGGACTAGGAGTTTCTGCACCGATGGCTAGTTGGGGCGTTTTAGCGTCAGAAGGTGTAAATAATTTACGTGCATATCCTTTTCAATTATTTTTTCCAGCAGTAGCTATCAGTGTCACTATGTTGGCTTTTAACTTTTTAGGTGATGGTCTGCGAGATGTTTTAGACCCTAAGATGCGTCGTTAAAATAGTGAAGAAATGAGTGTTTACCATGGAAGAAAATAAAGAAATTTTACAAGTAAAAGATTTAGCAGTTGCTTTTCAGACTTATCGAGGAAAAGTAAAAGCAGTACGCAATGTCAGTTTTGCTTTAAAAAGAGGACAAGCTTTGGGCATAGTGGGCGAGTCAGGCTGTGGAAAATCAGTAACGGCTCATGCTATCATGGGTTTATTGCCTAAAGAAAATAGCATAATTGAAAATGGTCAGATTTTATGGCAAGGTCAGGATTTAGTTAATTTTCAAGATGAAGATTTAGCCAAAATTCGTGGCAATAAAATTGCGATGATATTCCAAGATCCAATGACATCTTTAAATCCTGTACTTACAATTGGTACGCAGATAAAAGAAGTTTTATTTTTGCATAAACAATTATCGGATAAAGAAGCGACAGAAAAAGCTGTAGAATTATTAAATTTAGTAGGGATACCATTTGCCCCAAAAAGATTGAAAGATTATCCCCATCAATTCAGTGGCGGTATGCGTCAACGTGTGATGATTGCAATGGCACTTGCCTGTGAACCAGAATTATTGATAGCAGATGAGCCGACAACAGCTCTTGATGTAACTGTGCAGGCACAAATTTTAGATTTATTGAAATCTTTACAAGAAAAATTAAATATGTCCATCATTATGATATCGCATGATTTAGGAGTTATTGCCAATATTTGCGATGAAGTAGCAGTTATGTATGCAGGTCAAATCGTAGAAAAAGCAAATGTTGATGATTTGTTTTATCATGCACATCACCCTTATACGCGAGGTTTATTAAAATCTTTGCCTCATTTAAATTTAAATAAAGAAGATAAATTATATGTGATCGATGGACAGCCACCAGATTTAAAAGAAAGTATTGATTATTGTCCATTTGTCAAACGATGTACAAAAGCAATGAAAATCTGTATGCAATTGATGCCAGAAAAGACACAATTAAATAAAGATCATTATGTAAAATGTTGGTTGGAGCATGAATTTGCACCCAAAGAGAATAAGGAGGAATTTTGATGAATTTATTAGAAGTCAAAAATCTACATAAAGATTTTGTAGTGAAGCGTTCTTTTTGGGGAAGACCAAAACAGATTTTGAGAGCAGTAAATGATGTCAGTTTTTCCATAGAAGAGGGAAAAACATTAGGTCTTGTAGGTGAGTCAGGCTGTGGAAAATCAACTACAGGTAGAACTATTATCGGTTTATATAAACCGACAAAAGGCAAAATCATATTTGCAGGCAAAGATATTTCACAAAATAAAGAGATGACAAAAGATATTCAAATGATATTTCAAGATCCATATGCTTCATTAAATCCAAGAATGACAGTGGCAGATATCATTGAAGAGCCTTTGCTTGTGCATAATTTATATACAGATAAAAAACAAAGACAAGAGCGTATCTATGAATTATTGGAATTAGTGGGATTGAGTAAAGAGCAGGCAAACCGTTTTCCTCATGAATTTAGTGGCGGACAAAGACAGCGTATCGGTATAGCTAGAGCACTTGCTTGTGAACCTAAACTGATTATCTGCGATGAACCGATTTCGGCACTTGATGTATCTATTCAAGCACAAGTCGTAAATTTACTAGAAAAATTACAACATGAATTAGGTCTGACATATTTATTTATCGCTCATGATTTAGCTATGGTACGTTATATCAGCCAAAAAGTAGCAGTTATGTATCTAGGGCAAATTGTAGAGCTTGCCGATACAGAAGATTTATATACAAATCCTCTACACCCATATACGAAAGCATTGTTATCTTCAATTCCATTGCCAGACCCACAAAAAGAAAAACATAAACAGCGAATTATCTT
Coding sequences:
- a CDS encoding ABC transporter permease — protein: MINKDLFVPLEREILQVQKKEETLGYWQDAWIRLKKNKMALLGLIIIVCLIVVAIFGPIFSSHTYDEQNLMMTNSSPSWEHWFGTDNLGRDIFIRVLYGARISLAIGIVASLLNLFIGVIYGGIAGFCGGKIDRIMMNIVDILYSVPTLLYVILLMVILKPGLINIFIALGIGYWLQMARIVRGQILSMKEQEFILAAKTIGVSKKRILFRHLLPNAMGAIIVTMTLAIPDAIFTEAFLSFIGLGVSAPMASWGVLASEGVNNLRAYPFQLFFPAVAISVTMLAFNFLGDGLRDVLDPKMRR
- a CDS encoding ABC transporter ATP-binding protein, with the protein product MEENKEILQVKDLAVAFQTYRGKVKAVRNVSFALKRGQALGIVGESGCGKSVTAHAIMGLLPKENSIIENGQILWQGQDLVNFQDEDLAKIRGNKIAMIFQDPMTSLNPVLTIGTQIKEVLFLHKQLSDKEATEKAVELLNLVGIPFAPKRLKDYPHQFSGGMRQRVMIAMALACEPELLIADEPTTALDVTVQAQILDLLKSLQEKLNMSIIMISHDLGVIANICDEVAVMYAGQIVEKANVDDLFYHAHHPYTRGLLKSLPHLNLNKEDKLYVIDGQPPDLKESIDYCPFVKRCTKAMKICMQLMPEKTQLNKDHYVKCWLEHEFAPKENKEEF
- a CDS encoding ABC transporter ATP-binding protein gives rise to the protein MNLLEVKNLHKDFVVKRSFWGRPKQILRAVNDVSFSIEEGKTLGLVGESGCGKSTTGRTIIGLYKPTKGKIIFAGKDISQNKEMTKDIQMIFQDPYASLNPRMTVADIIEEPLLVHNLYTDKKQRQERIYELLELVGLSKEQANRFPHEFSGGQRQRIGIARALACEPKLIICDEPISALDVSIQAQVVNLLEKLQHELGLTYLFIAHDLAMVRYISQKVAVMYLGQIVELADTEDLYTNPLHPYTKALLSSIPLPDPQKEKHKQRIILQGELPGPLNPPKGCPFNTRCPKAKEFCRQKLPEMKMINNRYVRCHLYDE